A single Venturia canescens isolate UGA chromosome 1, ASM1945775v1, whole genome shotgun sequence DNA region contains:
- the lili gene encoding protein Lilipod gives MEDEADIREQLFHNTVRENIIFLLLFLLLYISSYALIARFRRRDREDYFSVDDDEATVYRISLWLCTVALAVSVGATLLLPVSIASNEILLLYPNSYYVKWLNSSLIQGLWNHVFLFSNLSLFVFLPFAYLFTESEGFVGHRKGVMARVYETVTVLCLLGTLVLGMTYVLSALIDYQNSSLHTLLNLWSYYLPFLYSCVSFVGVVLLLLCTPVGFVRLFGVVGSFLVKPQFLKNLDEEFFAFRMEEDCISRRLQHAKATGKSYVSPVPMSPPGCNTSLDDEEELLCPNPGLMCLRNGALQRGLSQRLEEVQMRRKVLDEQRRTWWVRRTLLYPLAMLALFVLSTVTALVAVQNTLELLIGIKALPLSTRQFTLGISSLSKIGPIGAAVEVVVILYLAATSAIGLYALPGVRRVRPRFHSTPLTHLIANCALLLVLSSALPLLSRILGMTNFDLLGDFGRIEWLGNFKLVLFYNLIFATAAITCLATKFTATVRKEIYTRLRSSLVGIFRLEGKKAAMFTAKEE, from the exons ATATTTCTCCTGCTATTTCTGCTCCTGTACATCTCGAGTTACGCGTTGATAGCAAGATTCCGACGAAGGGATCGCGAAGATTATTTTTCGGTCGATGACGATGAGGCAACAGTTTACAGAATCAGCCTTTGGCTCTGCACAGTTGCCCTTGCTGTCTCGGTTGGAGCAACGCTACTATTGCCCGTATCAATTGCCAGTAATGAGATCCTCCTCCTCTATCCAAACAGTTACTACGTCAAGTGGCTCAACAGTTCTCTCATACAAG GACTGTGGAATCatgtttttctcttctcgaATTTATCGCTCTTCGTATTTCTACCGTTTGCCTACCTCTTCACGGAGTCGGAAGGTTTCGTCGGCCATCGCAAG gGCGTGATGGCAAGAGTTTACGAGACCGTGACCGTGCTGTGCCTACTGGGGACCCTCGTACTCGGAATGACCTACGTTTTATCGGCCCTCATAGACTATCAAAATTCGAGCCTCCACACGTTGCTCA ATTTATGGAGTTACTACCTGCCCTTTTTATATTCCTGTGTCTCTTTCGTGGGAGTCGTATTACTGTTAC TATGCACTCCCGTGGGTTTCGTGAGGTTATTTGGCGTCGTTGGATCTTTTCTTGTCAAGCCTCAGTTCCTCAAAAATTTGGACGAGGAATTTTTTGCATTCAGAATGGAAGAAGACTGTATAAGCAGAAG ACTCCAGCACGCGAAGGCTACGGGAAAATCATACGTTTCACCGGTGCCAATGTCCCCGCCGGGGTGTAACACAAGCCTCGACGACGAGGAGGAATTATTATGCCCGAATCCCGGTCTCATGTGCCTAAGAAATGGAGCTCTACAACGTGGCCTTAGCCAAAGATTAGAAGAGGTACAGATGCGAAGAAAAGTACTCGATGAACAGAGAAGAACTTGGTGGGTTAGACGCACACTGTTGTACCCCCTTGCTATGCTTGCACTTTTCGTCTTGTCAACGGTCACCGCTCTCGTCGCTGTGCAAAATACACTAGAACTTTTAATCGGCATCAAGGCTCTGCCTTTGAGTACGAGG CAATTTACGCTTGGTATAAGTTCGCTGTCGAAAATTGGACCTATTGGTGCAGCTGTAGAAGTCGTTGTGATTCTTTATCTTGCTGCTACGAGTGCCATTGGGCTTTACGCTCTTCCAGGTGTGAGAAGAGTCAGACCGCGTTTCCATTCCACTCCTTTAACACATCTCATCGCAAATTGTGCGCTACTACTCGTTTTGAGTTCGGCGTTGCCGTTGCTCTCACGAATACTGG GAATGACAAACTTCGATTTACTGGGAGACTTCGGAAGAATCGAGTGGCTCGGAAACTTCAAGCTCGTACTGTTCTACAATCTAATATTTGCAACAGCAGCGATAACGTGCCTAGCGACCAAATTCACAGCTACCGTGAGGAAAGAAATTTATACCAGATTGCGTAGTAGCCTGGTAGGAATTTTTCGGTTAGAAGGTAAAAAAGCGGCAATGTTCACCGCTAAAGAAGAATag
- the Tcs1 gene encoding yrdC domain-containing protein, mitochondrial — protein MLQSSMFTQLARVKFVCRIMSIFDVQANFKQTSTQMSNYVNPMAFYQKKAREMVSLLEPEEKHWFAGGPRSNAVALNCLYNEKVIAVPTDTIYGFAALAQNNKAINKLYEIKGREKTKPLAVTVSCVHEITQWAETDHLTPRLLRDLLPGPVTVVLKRKASLNPAFNPGHETVGIRVPRSKFIQSICTTIGQPLALTSANISNEQSSLHPNEFAPLWPKLGAIFYELQKPSMLDDAQRVGSTVVDLTVPGEYEILRKGIHYARTIRILNEFGVDRNKIIVTNAEELPSECSECINIK, from the coding sequence ATGTTGCAATCCTCAATGTTCACACAATTGGCGAGAGTAAAGTTTGTCTGCAGAATTATGTCGATATTTGATGTCCAAGCAAACTTCAAGCAAACATCTACTCAAATGTCCAATTACGTGAACCCAATGGCGTTTTATCAGAAGAAAGCACGAGAGATGGTGAGTCTATTGGAACCAGAGGAGAAGCATTGGTTTGCTGGTGGTCCAAGAAGTAACGCTGTTGCACTAAACTGTCTGTataatgaaaaagtaataGCTGTGCCAACAGATACAATTTATGGTTTCGCTGCATTGGCACAAAACAATAAGGCTATCAACAAACTCTATGAAATTAAAGGACGTGAGAAAACTAAGCCATTAGCTGTGACAGTAAGTTGCGTGCATGAAATAACACAATGGGCTGAAACTGATCATCTGACGCCACGACTGTTGCGGGATTTATTACCAGGTCCTGTAACGGTTGTGTTAAAACGAAAAGCAAGCCTCAATCCAGCATTCAATCCTGGCCATGAGACTGTTGGCATTAGAGTACCACgttcaaaattcattcaaagtATTTGCACAACGATTGGTCAACCGTTGGCTCTTACAAGTGCCAATATCAGTAATGAACAGAGCTCTCTCCACCCAAATGAATTTGCTCCCCTTTGGCCTAAACTGGGAGCTATTTTTTACGAATTGCAAAAGCCTTCGATGCTTGATGATGCACAGAGAGTTGGTTCGACTGTTGTTGACCTTACCGTACCTGGAGAATATGAGATACTCCGAAAAGGTATTCATTACGCAAGGACTATTCGTATTTTAAACGAATTTGGTGTTGATCGTAACAAAATTATAGTCACCAACGCTGAGGAACTCCCATCCGAATGCAGCGAGTGTatcaatataaaataa
- the LOC122419319 gene encoding WD repeat-containing protein 74-like isoform X2: MRLKKKFYSPVDLKEIGGHINNVKIYDTESGAFTTSFVCDIGKGNIKGLARYDDAIITAVESGHIKLWRFEGENESSMETGENLERMRQSPVNKNIIATGGKEHKLQLFDLETHKRVFEEKNVRHDWLELKVPLWISDIGFIPRTSRIVTSSRYGHIRLYDHIAQRRPVINLELKDEALTTLAIASREEHIVVGSGKGIMKLVDLRKPGKILNTYKDFVGSVTSVACSKLKPYIVSVGLDRYLRIHHLDTKALLKKMYLTSRLSSMVLRSNFSMDDEDEVKIETKERAAKRSQIEIENDDDLRITDDERNSDVEYDEMFDEMDVIENEENEANLEENNGKQRKTKKTKLRSDKLTKKLTDGSRKRLKGRNTTGKTI; encoded by the exons ATGAgactgaaaaagaaattttactCGCCTGTGGATCTAAAGGAGATAGGAGGTCATATAAATAA TGTTAAAATTTACGATACGGAGAGTGGTGCCTTTACAACCTCGTTTGTTTGCGACATTGGTAAAGGAAATATCAAAGGACTCGCACGATATGATGA TGCCATCATAACCGCCGTAGAATCAGGTCACATAAAATTATGGAGATTTGAAGGTGAAAACGAATCTTCAATGGAAACAGGTGAAAATTTGGAGAGAATGAGACAATCtcctgtaaataaaaatatcatagcCACAGGAGGCAAAGAACACAAGCTGCAATTGTTTGATTTGGAGACACACAAAAgagtttttgaggaaaaaaatgttcgacatGACTGGCTGGAACTCAAAGTACCCCTGTGGATTTCAGACATTGGATTCATTCCTCGTACATCAAGAATTGTCACAAGCAGCAGATATGGacat ATTCGTCTGTACGATCATATAGCTCAGAGACGACCAGTCATAAATTTGGAACTGAAAGATGAAGCCTTAACGACACTCGCTATTGCTTCAAGAGAGGA GCATATCGTTGTTGGATCTGGAAAAGGCATTATGAAACTGGTCGATTTACGCAAACctggaaaaattttaaatacgtACAAAGATTTTGTCGGTAGCGTAACGTCAGTAGCTTGTTCTAAATTAAAACCATACATTGTAAGCGTCGGTCTTGATCGATATCTTCGTATACACCATTTGGACACCAAAGCGCTTTTAAAAAAG ATGTATCTAACGTCCCGTTTGAGCTCCATGGTCTTGCGTtctaatttttcaatggacgacgaggacgaagtgAAAATCGAAACGAAAGAACGAGCTGCTAAACGATCGCAAATCGAGATCGAGAACGATGATGATCTCCGCATAACCGACGATGAAAGAAACAGTGATGTGGAATATGATGAGATGTTTGACGAAATGGACGTTATAGAGAACGAAGAGAATGAGGCTaatttggaggaaaacaacGGCAAACAgcgtaaaacgaaaaaaacgaaactacGAAGTGATAAG CTTACGAAAAAACTGACGGATGGCAGTCGTAAAAGATTAAAGGGACGAAACACTACAGGGAAAACGATTTGA
- the LOC122419319 gene encoding WD repeat-containing protein 74-like isoform X1 yields the protein MSYKNDFDVFVGGKSGVFKGIKIDKKTCITKNIRSLMSIQAEHEVTSMTWADETEKEILLACGSKGDRSVKIYDTESGAFTTSFVCDIGKGNIKGLARYDDAIITAVESGHIKLWRFEGENESSMETGENLERMRQSPVNKNIIATGGKEHKLQLFDLETHKRVFEEKNVRHDWLELKVPLWISDIGFIPRTSRIVTSSRYGHIRLYDHIAQRRPVINLELKDEALTTLAIASREEHIVVGSGKGIMKLVDLRKPGKILNTYKDFVGSVTSVACSKLKPYIVSVGLDRYLRIHHLDTKALLKKMYLTSRLSSMVLRSNFSMDDEDEVKIETKERAAKRSQIEIENDDDLRITDDERNSDVEYDEMFDEMDVIENEENEANLEENNGKQRKTKKTKLRSDKLTKKLTDGSRKRLKGRNTTGKTI from the exons ATGTCTTATAAGAATGATTTTGATGTATTTGTGGGAGGAAAATCGGGGGTTTTTAAAGgtataaaaatcgataaaaaaacatgCATAACAAAGAATATACGAAGTTTAATGTCCATACAAGCGGAACATGAAGTAACCTCAATGACATGGGCCGATGAgactgaaaaagaaattttactCGCCTGTGGATCTAAAGGAGATAGGAG TGTTAAAATTTACGATACGGAGAGTGGTGCCTTTACAACCTCGTTTGTTTGCGACATTGGTAAAGGAAATATCAAAGGACTCGCACGATATGATGA TGCCATCATAACCGCCGTAGAATCAGGTCACATAAAATTATGGAGATTTGAAGGTGAAAACGAATCTTCAATGGAAACAGGTGAAAATTTGGAGAGAATGAGACAATCtcctgtaaataaaaatatcatagcCACAGGAGGCAAAGAACACAAGCTGCAATTGTTTGATTTGGAGACACACAAAAgagtttttgaggaaaaaaatgttcgacatGACTGGCTGGAACTCAAAGTACCCCTGTGGATTTCAGACATTGGATTCATTCCTCGTACATCAAGAATTGTCACAAGCAGCAGATATGGacat ATTCGTCTGTACGATCATATAGCTCAGAGACGACCAGTCATAAATTTGGAACTGAAAGATGAAGCCTTAACGACACTCGCTATTGCTTCAAGAGAGGA GCATATCGTTGTTGGATCTGGAAAAGGCATTATGAAACTGGTCGATTTACGCAAACctggaaaaattttaaatacgtACAAAGATTTTGTCGGTAGCGTAACGTCAGTAGCTTGTTCTAAATTAAAACCATACATTGTAAGCGTCGGTCTTGATCGATATCTTCGTATACACCATTTGGACACCAAAGCGCTTTTAAAAAAG ATGTATCTAACGTCCCGTTTGAGCTCCATGGTCTTGCGTtctaatttttcaatggacgacgaggacgaagtgAAAATCGAAACGAAAGAACGAGCTGCTAAACGATCGCAAATCGAGATCGAGAACGATGATGATCTCCGCATAACCGACGATGAAAGAAACAGTGATGTGGAATATGATGAGATGTTTGACGAAATGGACGTTATAGAGAACGAAGAGAATGAGGCTaatttggaggaaaacaacGGCAAACAgcgtaaaacgaaaaaaacgaaactacGAAGTGATAAG CTTACGAAAAAACTGACGGATGGCAGTCGTAAAAGATTAAAGGGACGAAACACTACAGGGAAAACGATTTGA